Within the Oncorhynchus kisutch isolate 150728-3 linkage group LG13, Okis_V2, whole genome shotgun sequence genome, the region TACAATATTGTGTCAACAAAAGACGGCTTTTAACTTTGGTGCAACTATTCGGGCTTTATTTTGGGCTAAATGTTCTCATTCTGGCTCATTCTCGTTCAGGTTATGAAAACATTTGTATGTGGAGGATTCATGTCATGTAGGCCACACAGTACATGTGCACACAATCCCAAACCTATACCTACTTTCTTGTTATAAAAATGCTGACTGTACTTTTAACCGTCAAAACCAAGGCATTTAGAAATATGTTGAACACATAATCCCAAACCTATACCTTGTTTTAAAATACATGTTGATCATATTTTTAACATTCAAATCCCAGGCATTTAGAAATATGTTGAATAGAAGAGAACAGTTGGACAGAAAGAACAACAGTATAAATGGGGGATAAGGACCCACGAGGAAGCAATTGTTTTTCACGGGACTCTGCTGCTTAGAATAGAAACAATGTTCCGAGCCAGTCTACTGATCAAAGACAGCTACAACCCTCTCCCAACAGTGACCAAGCCAACTCAGGTCCTAAGACAACCACATCCTTAATGCTAAATGCTCAGTTAGCTGGCTCTTTATCACTTAGGTCAATTTTCATTATGCCCAAAGTGTGTCAAATAAATGTTGGTTTTAATAGAGGAAAACACTAAAAAAGAGAATTTTGATctttaaatacaaatatatacttACAAAAATCTCACAAAATGTTTTATGTACAATAGAAACATCATGTACCAATGAGTGTCTCTGCATGGCAATTAAGTCCAAAAACGATTATCATTCATTCAGTctgtaaataaacacattttttgtgtgtgtgggggacacCCATCAGTGGCTAAAGTACATCCAGAGGTCTCACCCCACTCAGACCATTCACACTgtggtctctccctgtctgttgttaGCCAGTCTCGTATAAAACCTCTTCCAGGAGTTGAGGGTCTTCCCAGACCAGATCCAGAACCCGGACGTTATCCCCACGATCAGAGTCATGAGGTACTTGATCATGAAGACGGTGAAGTCGGGGCTCATGTTGGGGTGTGGGTGGGCCGGACAGGGCACGGCGTACGTCTTACACGTCTGGCTGATCCACGTCCTCTCCCACTGCTCCCGGAAGGCCTGCTCGTAGAAGTAGCAGGCGATGACGATGGTGGCGGGGACGGTGTAGAGCACGCTGAAGATCCCTATCCTCACCATCAGCTTCTCCAGCTTCTCCGTCTTGGTGCCGTCGTGCTTCATGATGGTTCTGATCCGGAACAGAGACACGAAGCCGGCCAGGAGGAACGAGGTGCCGATGAAGAGGTAGACAAAGAGCGGCGCTAGGACGAAGCCTCGGAGAGCGTCCACACTGTTGATGCCCACGAAGCACACGCCGCTAAGGACATCCCCATCCACCTGGCCCACCGCCAGGATAGTGATGGTCTTAATGGCGGGCACAGCCCACGCCGCCAGGTGGAAGTACTGCGAGTTGGCCTCGATGGCTTCGTGACCCCACTTCATCCCTGCTGCCAGGAACCAGGTGAGGGCCAGGATGACCCACCAGATGGAGCTGGCCATGCTGAAAAAATACAACATCATGAAGAGGATGGTACAACCCTCCTTTTTGGTACCCTGCACCACAGTCCTAATGTCGTTGTCAAACCTGTCATTGCAAACCACCTTGTCCTCAAGGAGAAATCCAGCTATGTAGGCAATGGATACCATGGTGTAGCAACCGGATAGGAAGATAATAGGACGCTCAGGGTAGCTGAAGCGCTTCATGTCCACCAGATAGGTTAGAACGGTAAATAACGTGGATGCACAACATAACACGGACCAGATTACTATCCATATCCTGGCGAATTTTAACTCTTCCTCGCTGAAGTACATCATTCCGTTAGATTTCTTTGGCTCGCACGGTGCGCCACAGTCATCCTCACCGAGAAAACGGTAATTCAAATAAGTGGGTACTTTCAGAGAAGCCGGGCACTTGAACTGTCCTTTTACAATCGCAGTATCGTGCGGAGGCTCCGTTACATCAGGGGTGGGGTTGACCGGTGTGTTTTGACCCGACATATTCTGCCCGACGCACAGCTCGCCCGCTCCGTGAACCGGGAAAGACTCGCAAGCGAGGCTGACCGGCCACTGAAAACCGAATTTGTTCATGAGCGCCTCACAGCCCTGTCTCGCCCTCTCGCACAGTGACCTGCACGGGGGAAGCGCCTGCTCAAGCACCGTGCACACAGGCGCATACATGGAGCAGAGGAAAAACTTTAAATCAGGAGAACACTGAACTTTCACAAGCGGGTAAAACTGGTGTACCTCGAGCCCTGCTTCCTCCTGGTTTGTGTGTCCTAGTAAATTTGGCATGATGGTCTCGTTGTATGCGATGTCTGTACAAAGTGGAATAGAAATCGGCTGGCAAAAACCGTGCTCCGGAATAGACATTCCCCGGTCGCCATACTGTCCATTTGCCCTTATAGATCCTAAACTGATCAATAAAAACACCTGCAAAAATATACACAGTACTCTGTTGTAATCCATTGCGAAAGCATTACGCACGGCCACAGACATACTTTCTTTGCTGTTTCTTCCAAAACTAGCTAGCTCGCCAGCTAGCGAGCCACTACTTCCCCGCTCCCTTTCGGTGTTCGATTTTTCTTTCCTTGTAAATGTAACATTACTCCCTTCCAGCGTAACTTTAGGCTGTTTTCGCTTCTCCCCGCCGTTGCGCAGAGATGTTGAAGATCCCCCAAAATCGAAAAATATCGCTGACAGAATTTGGAGAAGAAAATCCAACCTACTATACACAACACTCAGGTCCGGACTCCGCAATGTTCTTCTGCTACTCTTGCTGCGCGACAAACGAGAtagcctctctctgctctgcgcTGTTGAAACCTGTTTCCAGGCGCCCTGCTGTCTCAGTgagccgtctctctctcctccatatggAAAAAAGGGTTGGACTAACAGATGGCATGGTTTAGGGATCGTCTACAATTGTTCATCTTGTGCATGGCTGATGAGTTTCAATGTCTTAGTTCTATAGCCGAAACAATATCACATATTTAAAATAAGAATTATGCCCTTATAAATAGGCCTATGATACTTCTGAAAGCCACATCTAGGACTACTGATGGAAAAGGAAAAActattttacaaatctgacagaAGGCCTACCGTTTATATGAGCAAAATTAACTTCTATGTTCATTAAAACTGTGAGGTATTGACTCAGAGATATCATATTAGACCTCGTCAAATAGCCTACTATTGTAACAGTCCAGACTCCCTTGATATTATCATCCAGTAAAACTGTGTGTGACTGTAAAACACACTAAATAAATGCCATGCGCGTTACATATTACAAGTGAGTATAGCCTAAATGGGTCTTTTAGAGAGGGAAGAACAACCAGCATCATTTTAATCAGTCTCCCCTTTCAACCATAATGTCGTCTCCACCGTTAGGCCCTAGGGACAGGGATGAAAGTGGTTTGTCACCATGAGCCTTTGGGATCAGAGGGGTTTCAAACCCATCTC harbors:
- the fzd1 gene encoding frizzled-1, which codes for MSVAVRNAFAMDYNRVLCIFLQVFLLISLGSIRANGQYGDRGMSIPEHGFCQPISIPLCTDIAYNETIMPNLLGHTNQEEAGLEVHQFYPLVKVQCSPDLKFFLCSMYAPVCTVLEQALPPCRSLCERARQGCEALMNKFGFQWPVSLACESFPVHGAGELCVGQNMSGQNTPVNPTPDVTEPPHDTAIVKGQFKCPASLKVPTYLNYRFLGEDDCGAPCEPKKSNGMMYFSEEELKFARIWIVIWSVLCCASTLFTVLTYLVDMKRFSYPERPIIFLSGCYTMVSIAYIAGFLLEDKVVCNDRFDNDIRTVVQGTKKEGCTILFMMLYFFSMASSIWWVILALTWFLAAGMKWGHEAIEANSQYFHLAAWAVPAIKTITILAVGQVDGDVLSGVCFVGINSVDALRGFVLAPLFVYLFIGTSFLLAGFVSLFRIRTIMKHDGTKTEKLEKLMVRIGIFSVLYTVPATIVIACYFYEQAFREQWERTWISQTCKTYAVPCPAHPHPNMSPDFTVFMIKYLMTLIVGITSGFWIWSGKTLNSWKRFYTRLANNRQGETTV